From the Maioricimonas rarisocia genome, one window contains:
- a CDS encoding 2-oxoacid:acceptor oxidoreductase subunit alpha, translating into MSVSEQATPQGGEKPLEQVESVVIRFCGDSGDGMQLAGTQFTNVSAAFGNDVSTLPDFPAEIRAPAGSLAGVSGFQLCFSSHDIFTPGDEVDTLVAMNPAALKTNLRDLKRGGTLIANDDAFEKSNLGKAHYDHNPLDDEETVAPYHLHRVPMTRLTRDSVEGLGLSQREADRCKNFFALGLVYWLYDRDATPTEDWVRAKFGKNPSLVEANLRALKAGYNYGYSTEAFTVHYQVSPAKLPPGRYRKITGNEALAFGLATAAKLADTELFYGGYPITPASDILHELSRLKNFGVKTFQAEDEIAAITSVIGAAFGGSLAVTASSGPGIALKGEGIGLGVMTELPLVIVNVQRGGPSTGLPTKTEQSDLFLTYFGRNGDCPIPVLAAQSPGDCFEMAQEALRLAVDFMTPVFLLTDGYIANGAEPWRIPNVDELRPIKVQHPADVNGNGDGFLPYKRDERLVRPWAIPGTPGLEHRLGGLEKADPTGNVSYDPDNHEHMTKVRQEKVDGIAQAIPEQDVFGPEDGELLVVSWGGTYGAVRTAVENAQRNGQSVAHCHLRYINPFPRNLEDILRSYRRVLVPELNSGQLRLILRAKFLVDAQGYNKVKGKPFLVTELTEEINKMLQS; encoded by the coding sequence ATGTCAGTCTCTGAACAGGCCACTCCGCAAGGGGGCGAGAAGCCGCTCGAACAGGTCGAATCGGTCGTCATTCGATTCTGCGGAGACAGCGGCGACGGAATGCAGCTCGCCGGGACGCAGTTCACCAATGTCTCCGCCGCGTTCGGAAACGACGTCAGCACGCTGCCCGACTTTCCCGCCGAGATCCGGGCTCCTGCCGGGTCGCTCGCCGGCGTGAGCGGTTTTCAGCTCTGCTTCTCCAGCCACGATATCTTCACCCCCGGCGACGAAGTCGACACGCTCGTCGCGATGAACCCTGCCGCGCTGAAAACGAACCTGCGCGACCTGAAGCGGGGAGGAACGCTGATCGCCAACGATGATGCGTTCGAAAAGAGCAACCTGGGGAAGGCCCACTACGATCACAATCCGCTCGACGACGAAGAGACCGTTGCCCCCTACCATCTGCACCGCGTCCCGATGACCCGGCTGACACGGGACTCGGTCGAGGGCCTCGGGCTCTCGCAGCGCGAGGCCGATCGCTGCAAGAACTTCTTCGCCCTTGGGCTGGTCTACTGGCTCTACGACCGGGATGCGACTCCTACCGAAGACTGGGTGCGGGCGAAGTTCGGCAAGAACCCCTCGCTCGTCGAAGCGAACCTGCGGGCTCTGAAGGCCGGCTACAACTACGGCTACTCGACCGAAGCCTTCACCGTCCACTACCAGGTGAGCCCGGCAAAACTCCCTCCAGGACGCTACCGCAAAATCACCGGCAACGAGGCACTCGCCTTCGGTCTGGCCACCGCCGCGAAGCTTGCCGACACCGAGCTGTTTTACGGTGGCTACCCCATTACGCCGGCCAGTGACATCCTGCACGAACTCTCCCGTCTGAAGAACTTCGGGGTGAAGACCTTCCAGGCCGAGGACGAGATCGCCGCGATCACCTCCGTCATCGGCGCCGCCTTCGGCGGCTCGCTCGCGGTGACAGCCAGCAGTGGTCCCGGCATTGCCCTCAAGGGGGAAGGGATCGGCCTGGGCGTCATGACCGAGTTGCCACTGGTCATCGTCAACGTTCAGCGTGGCGGCCCCAGTACCGGTCTGCCGACCAAAACCGAACAGTCGGACCTGTTCCTGACGTACTTCGGTCGCAACGGCGACTGTCCGATTCCGGTACTGGCAGCCCAGTCCCCCGGCGACTGCTTCGAGATGGCACAGGAGGCACTCCGTCTGGCGGTTGACTTCATGACGCCCGTGTTTCTCCTCACCGACGGCTATATCGCCAACGGGGCCGAACCATGGCGGATTCCAAACGTTGACGAACTGCGGCCAATCAAGGTGCAGCATCCGGCAGATGTCAACGGGAACGGAGACGGCTTCCTCCCGTACAAGCGGGATGAGCGGCTGGTCCGCCCCTGGGCGATTCCCGGCACCCCGGGTCTCGAACACCGGCTGGGGGGACTCGAAAAGGCCGACCCGACCGGCAACGTCTCGTACGACCCGGACAATCACGAGCACATGACGAAGGTGCGGCAGGAGAAGGTGGACGGCATCGCGCAGGCCATTCCCGAACAGGACGTGTTCGGCCCCGAAGACGGTGAACTGCTGGTCGTCAGCTGGGGTGGTACCTATGGTGCCGTCAGAACCGCCGTCGAGAATGCCCAGAGGAACGGCCAGTCCGTCGCCCACTGCCATCTGCGTTACATCAACCCGTTTCCGCGGAATCTCGAGGACATCCTGCGCAGCTATCGCCGCGTGCTCGTCCCCGAACTGAACAGCGGTCAGCTCCGGCTGATCCTGAGGGCGAAGTTTCTGGTGGACGCGCAGGGTTATAACAAAGTGAAGGGGAAGCCGTTTCTCGTCACCGAACTGACTGAAGAAATCAACAAGATGCTGCAGAGCTGA